In Sphingobacterium sp. R2, the genomic stretch GCTTTACGTATCTGTACAATTGTTGGGATAACATTTACGGCAATTTCGGCATTTTCTACAGGACTGACGTCTTATATCTTTGTAGCCCTATTAGGTGTCGCTAATGCATTGATGTGGCCAGCAATTTTTCCGCTGGGTATAAAAGGACTAGGACGCTTTACGAAAACAGGATCAGGCATTATGATTATGGGTATTGCCGGAGGAGCAATCTGGCCGTTGATATATGGTTATTTGAAGGACACTTTACATGTTGACTTCCAACATGCGTTTCTCTTTGCGATGGTTCCGGCCTACCTGTATATCTTATTTTTTGCCACTAAAGGGCATAAAATTGGAAAAGGAAACACTTAGTAGAACACAATAGCGGACGAGCGAAAGGGCATCTAAAAATAGATGCCCTTTTTCTGTGAAATTCTTCCTATTTTTAGAAGATAGATAGAGGCGTGAAACTGTTGAAAACGCGTATATAACAAAACAAACAATGATACAGATGAAAAAAAATCTTTTTGCAATTGCCATTGCCGCAACCATGATGTTTACGGCTGGAGAATCTTTCGCTCAAATTAAGCTTCCTGCAGCCAGCAGCTCACAAACAATTACACAAGGATTAGGTATTGAAAATGTAACACTAAACTATAGCAGACCAAGTATGAATGGACGTAAGATCTTTGGTGATCTTGTCCCTTATAATCAGGTGTGGCGTACAGGAGCAAATACCAATACCACATTAACCTTTGAAGGAGATGTTACATTAAATGGCAATAAGCTTTCAGCAGGAACCTATTCGCTTTTTACGATCCCAAACAAATCGGAGTGGACCATCATAATCAGTAAAAACACAAAACAATGGGGCGCATACACGTATAAACAAACTGAAGACGCTTTACGTTTCAATGTTAAACCACAAACATTAGCCAATCCAGTGGAAACTTTTACCATCGCTTTTGACAATGTTACGCCAACAGATGCGGTTTTAAGTTTGGCTTGGGAAAAAACTGCTGTAAAAATCGCCCTCAAAGTAAACCAGCAAGATAAAATATTAGCGTCAATCGACGAGGCTATGAAAGGGGAGAAAAAACCATATTTTGCAGCCGCTCAATATTACTTTACTAATAATTTGGATCTGAATAAAGCTTTAAACTGGTTTGATGAAGCTGCTAAAGCCCAACCCAAAGCTGCACATGTGCTCTATTGGAAAGCAAAAGCTCAATTAAAAGCAGGAGATAAAAAAGGAGCGGTAGAAACTGCGACGAAAGGTCTTGAAGTGGCCACAGCTGACAAGAACGCTGAATACATCAAGTTGAATACACAAGTGATCAATGCTGCAAAAAAATAGCGGTCTATACGCAGCAATGCCCCAAAAAGCAGCTAACTTTTTGGGGCATTGTATTTAATAATCATTTTTTACAACTCATCTTTCAGTAGCTGCTCAAGTTCCTCCGGCGAAACGTTCATATTGACATTTCCATCTTTCGCAAAAGATATCTCACCAGTCTCTTCCGAGACAATCACAGCAATAGCGTCGGAGACTTCCGTTACACCAATTGCCGCCCGATGTCTTAATCCAAACTGCAAGGGCAGATCCTCACTATCCGACAAAGGCAATACACACGATGCTGTCATAATCTTAAAATCGACAATAACGACCGCACCATCATGCAAGGGACTATTTTTATGAAAAATACTTTCAATCAAACGCTTGGAAATATGAGCATCGATATATTCACCACTACTTTGGTAATACTCCTCATCAAAATATTTTGAAAAAACCAACAACGCCCCGGTGCGCGTACGCGACATACTTCTACAGGCTTCAATAACAGGTCTTAAATCATCCGTCAGATCCTTTTGTATAGCCTTCTTATTCCCGATAAACGACCAAAAAACCTTTTTTCGCTTCATCGATATATTCTTCCCAACATGCAGCAAAAACCGCCTGATTTCTTGCTGGAATACGACAATTAACGCAATCGAACCCACCGATATAAAACCGCCGAATATTTCTGTCAACAACCGCATATGCATCTGCTTGACGACAATATAAACGCCATAAAACAATGCGACGCCAATCAGGATATTAACAGCAATGGTTCCCCTAATCAAACTATAAATATAGTAGATAATAATCGCTACCAATATAATATCAATAACGTCCAAGAGGCGAAAGCCGCTAAATAGGCTATAGTCGATTCCATCCATACATGCAAGTTAAAAAAAAATAGATATTATTTGTATTTTTACAACACAACATACAGCAAAATGACTAGACTTTCAGTAAATATCAATAAAATCGCAACGCTCAGAAATTCTAGAGGTGGGAATAATCCTAATCTAGTCTCAGCGGCATTGGCCTGTGAGCGTTTTGGGGCTCAGGGAATCACTGTTCACCCAAGACCAGATGAGAGACATATCCGCTATCAGGATGTATTTGACTTAAAAGAAGCAATTCAGACTGAGCTGAATATTGAAGGAAATTGCCAGGAGCAGAAATTTATTGACCTTGTATTGGCCAATAAACCAGCACAGGTTACATTAGTGCCTGATACCGAAGGTCAATTAACCTCCAATCATGGCTGGGATACCATTAAGAACAAAGCATATCTACAAGATATGTGCAAATTGTTTAAAGATGCAGGGATACGTGTTTCTATTTTCGTTGATCCTGTCGAAGAAATGGTAGAGGCTGCTGCAGAAACAGGAACAGATCGCATTGAGCTTTATACAGAAGGGTTTGCAACGGAGTATGGTTTCGATAAAGAAACTGCTATAAAGCCCTATTTCAAGGCAGCCTTAAAGGCACGTGAAGTCGGATTAGGACTGAATGCAGGCCATGACCTGGACCTCAACAATCTGCAATATTTCAATCAGCATATTCCGGAACTGTTGGAAGTAAGCATAGGCCATGCACTTATCTCTGATGCGCTGTATTTAGGATTAGAGGAAACGATCAAACGTTACCTCACCTGTTTGAAGTAGTACAACTTTCGGCAAAGACAGAAACCTATAATTAGTAAGCACAAGTTATTTCAGAAAAAAGAGGCTGTCTCAAAAAGACAGCCTCTTTTTTATGTTATTTCATGACATTTAATTTGATTTAATTAATTGATTTTCATATATTTATATTTCAAAAAAAAGATATATGTCATCTCAAAGACCTACTTTTAAGCCTTACTATCAGGATCAGATTATGGCAATTCCCCCAACTTTGGACGAATTGGTCTCCAAAAGACATCCGGTACGTATTGTTAACGATGTGATCAACCGTATCAACATACAGGGTCTTTTGGATGCCTACAAGATAAAAGGCTGTTCCAGTTATCATCCGCAAATGCTGTTGAAGGTTCTGGTGTTTGGCTATGTAAGCAATGTGTACAGCAGTCGGAAACTGGAAACAGCCTGCCGGGAGAATATCAACTTCATGTGGCTGAGCGGCATGAGCTATCCCGATCACAATACCATCAACAGATTTCGTGGTGTCCGCTTAAAAGAAGCACTTCGCAGTGTATTTGAAGAAGTTGTTAAGCTCCTGGCCGAAGAAGGGTTGTTAAGCATAGAAGATGTCTACACCGATGGCACCAAGATAGAGGCTAATGCAAACAGATACACTTTCGTTTGGAAGAAAGCTATCCATACCAATAAGGAAAAGATGAAAGCTGCCTTAAAAGATATATGGGACTACGCCCAAAGTATTGCCAAGTCGGAGGACAACCTCCCGGATCCTCCCGATCTGACGACAATTGACAGCGAAAAAGTCCGGGCTACGGTCGATAAGCTGAACAGAGTCTTATCCGACAAACCTTCGGTAAATAAAAAGATGAAGGCAAAGTTGCGTTATGTAACCAAAAACTATCCGGAGAAGATCGTACAATATGAAGAGCAGGAAGCTACTCTGGGAGACAGAAACAGTTATAGCAAAACAGATCCCGATGCCACCTTTATGCGGATGAAAGAGGATCATATGAAAAATGGCCAGCTCAGACCAGGATATAATATCCAGATATCCACGTCCAATCAATACATCGTCAATTACACCATACATTCCAATCCCACAGATACCAGAACATTATCCGGTCATTTGCAACAACATGAGGACAGCTTTGGAAAAACACCGGGAACCCTTACCGCGGATGCCGGTTATGGCAGTGAAGAAAACTATGCATTACTGGCAGCAAAAAATATTGAGGGCTATGTGAAATATGGTATGTTTGACAAAGGACAGAAAAAGAGCTGTGGGGATAAGAAACCATTTTCTGTAGATAAATTACATTATAATCCTTCACAAGATTGCTATATCTGTCCAATGGGACAGGAAATGCATTGTATAGGTACATTTAGCCAAAAGACCTCCGCAGGCTTCCGGCAGGAAATCAAAAAGTATCAGGCAAAAAACTGCACAAACTGCCCGTTGAATGGCGCCTGTCACAAATCACATGGAAATAGGATCATCGGGGTGAATAAGCAACTTGAGATTTACAGGAACAGGGCATACCAATTGCTCAACAGCGATGTAGGTGTAGCTAAACGAAAACAGAGGTGTTGTGACGTCGAACCTGTCTTTGCAAACATTAAACAGAACCATGGGTTCCGAAGATTTATGCTCCGGGGTAAAGAAAAAGTGTCCATAGAATGGGGATTATTGGCAATAGCACAAAATCTAAGAAAAAAAGCGGCCTAAAAAGCTGCTTTTTGTTCATTTCTCCCCTCCATATGAGTCTTTTTCAAATAACCAACAAACAACACACAAATCTATCTCATAGACTTTTTAAACAAAAAAACTGTCCCAAATAAATTTGAGACAGCCTCTTTTTATTACCTTCATATCAGAAGGCTAGCATGTTGATTTGCACAAATTAATGAATTCCCTTAAAGATTCGATTCCAGCGAATTTTCGAGAGCCCCGTACCAATATCATCCCAGCTCATCCAAGTAAATAAAGCCTTTCCAACAATATGGTCCTCGGGAACAAATCCCCAACCTCTTGAATCCAAGGAATTATGGCGATTGTCACCCATCATCCAAAAGTAATCCATTTTAAATGTATAGTGATCTGCTTTGACATCATTGATATAGATTCCATCCGCGCGCGTTTCAAGTTTATTGTTCTCATACACGCGGATAGCTCTTTCATAAATTGGTAAAGTCTGCTCATTTAAAGCAACTGACCAACCTTTTTTCGGAATTAAAATCGGTCCAAAATTATCAAAATTCCATTTGTATTGTGGATCGTACGGATAAGCACCTTCACCAACTGGGCTCCTTCTTATCTCTTTGACATTCGACCAGGATTTCACAATGGCCAGCTCATCTTGAGTCATGAACAACTGATATACACCAGGCTGCTGATCGCCACCTATTGCTTCAATTCTCAACTCCTTTAGCCTTTCCATATCTAATGGTGTACCATCCGTTAATACCAGATAATCCAATTGACTTTCAGGAGGATCAAATCCCGGTTGATCATTCACAAAAAGTTTGGCATCTTTCATGGAAATCTTATCCCCTGGCAATCCCACACAACGTTTAATATAGTTCTCACGCTTATCAATCGGCCTTGCCTGAATCGTAAACTGCGAATTCACGGTCTGCCAGCCATACGCTCGAACAAGATCATAATAACTTGCATTTTGGTTTTCGAGCGCGACAGTGTCACCAGCGGGAAAATTAAAGACGACCACATCATTGCGCTCAATCTTCTGAAATCCAGGCAGACGTTTATAAGGGAGTTCAATCAATTCAGAATATGCTTTCCCTCCTGTAATGGGCATGGTATGATGCGCAAAAGGAAAAGCAATCGGCGTATTAGGAATACGTGGCCCATAATTTAATTTGCTGACAAATAGGAAATCGCCAACCAACAAGGTACGTTCCATAGATCCTGTTGGAATCATATAAGCTTCGATCAGAAAACCGCGAATAAGCGATGCTGCAACAGTGGCAAATACAATAGCGTCAGCCCATTCGCGTACCATGGACTTTTTGTATGGATATTTAATTTTATACTCCTTATACGATTCAAGGGCTATTTCGGCACGTTTCTCCTCGGTCAGTTCGATACCTTCCTGCGTAGCTGCCTTTAATTTTTTTGCATATAAACCATTCAAAAAACGCACATTATTATCCTTTGCCCACATGGGCAACACAATAAAAGGCACTAAAACTGCAGCCGCATTTTCCCAAAAACGACGCTTCCCAAAACAATGAATAAAATCAAGATAAAGATTATAGAAAATAAAGACATTGACAATTGGAACAAGCAATAATATTACCCACCATAACGGTTTCCCCATCAATTTTGCCTGAATATACTGGCTGTAAAATGGAACGATCGCTTCCCAGCCTTTTCTGCCAGCTTTAACAAACAATTGCCACAACCCATATCCTGATATTGTTGTTAAAACCGCAAATATAATTAAGCCCATAAACTACTAATTAGTACTATTTATTAAAATCAAAAATCTCTGTAACTTGATAAAAGCCTTTTTTACCATTCAACCATTCCGCGGCAACAACAGCACCCAAAGCAAAGCCATCACGGCTATGTGCAGTATGCTTAAATTCTATCTGGTCAACCTCCGAACTATAAAGTACCGTATGTGTTCCCGGAACCTCTTCAATGCGATGACTTTCAATCAATAGCTCTTGGGGCTTTGGAATAATTTCATCTTGCTCGCCAACGACAGTATTCACCCAGTTGGTCTTCACATCACTATTGTCCAATATCCCTTCAGCAATGGTAATTGCCGTACCGCTCGGCGCATCCAGTTTGTGAATATGGTGAATCTCCTCGACTTGAACATCATATTGCTTGTAGGGTTGTAATGCCTTTGCCAACATGCGATTGATATGAAAAAAAACGTTCACACCGATAGAAAAGTTAGACCCATACAAAATCGAACCTCCAAACGCCAGACACTTCGCCTTAACATCTTCCAATTGATCATACCAGCCCGTTGTCCCTACCACAATAGGCACCCCTGCTTCCAGACAAAGATTCATATTATCCAATGCTGCAGAAGGCACACTAAAGTCTATCGCGACATCAGCTCCTCTTATATCATCAGCAGTCAGGTTAGGACGATTATGTTCATCCACAACTAAAAAAATTTGATGGCCTCTTTTCAGTGCGTATCTTTCGATAATCTGCCCCATTTTGCCATATCCCAAGAGAATGATGTTCATATATTCAGAAAAAAGTATAGTTTATTTTTAAAATTAAAAAATTTCAATGAAATACCCCTATTTAAAAACCATAATCCCTGATCTTAGAGACCCTGTAAAACTAATATTACTGAAATTCAAAGTATACCATCCGTCATCAACAGTCATTTTAGATCGAAATATGAGGTTGAAGAAATCAGATTTTAATTGAATTTCATGGTCAATTTAAGTCCAACAGTGGGTTTAAACGAATAAGTTCCCGACGCGACACTGGCATCCATTAGAGTCGGTCCAATTAAGAAAGCAGTCTTTTTAGGCTTATCATCACCAATGCTCCAACGATATTTAAGCATCGAGTCGATATAGGCTTCGGCAACGTTAAGGCCATACACACCCAAAGTAAGAAGCACCATGAGATCGCGATCTCGCCGCGCATTATCTTTTGCACGAATGATAGACTGCTCGGAAACGTTGAGATAATATGGGTCTATTGGCCTTCCAAGAGCCTTATCTTGCAACACCCCCAACAATTCTTTATAATAGCGGTTATTAAAATCAAAAACAAGCACCGTTGTCAATAGCCCCCCATAAATTGCAGGGACCTTTATCCACCAAACGCCTCCATTTGTATATTGCCCCCATCCAGGAAGAATCAAAGAACGTTTCCAGGCTTGCTTATTTTTTGCTTCAATCGCCAAGCGGGTCGAATCTTTGAACACCACCTTCTCCTTTGCCTTAGCTTCCTCTTTCTCCCGCTTTTTACGTTCTTTCCTAGATTCCTTCTTTACAGTATCTTGTACCGCTTTTTGCTTTATGCTATCTATTTTTACAGGTGTTACTTGTTTCTTCGCAATGGAATCCACCGTCTGACCATGCACTATCGACAGCACAAACACGGCAACGATCAAGCTTATTAATTTGGCCATATTACCAATCTAATAATTCTAGAATGCGACTTAAATCATCTTCTGATTCAAAAGGAATTTCGATGGCACCTTTCCCTTTGGTACTCTTGAGATTCAATTTGACACGCGAA encodes the following:
- a CDS encoding DUF2911 domain-containing protein, with the translated sequence MKKNLFAIAIAATMMFTAGESFAQIKLPAASSSQTITQGLGIENVTLNYSRPSMNGRKIFGDLVPYNQVWRTGANTNTTLTFEGDVTLNGNKLSAGTYSLFTIPNKSEWTIIISKNTKQWGAYTYKQTEDALRFNVKPQTLANPVETFTIAFDNVTPTDAVLSLAWEKTAVKIALKVNQQDKILASIDEAMKGEKKPYFAAAQYYFTNNLDLNKALNWFDEAAKAQPKAAHVLYWKAKAQLKAGDKKGAVETATKGLEVATADKNAEYIKLNTQVINAAKK
- the cdaA gene encoding diadenylate cyclase CdaA; the protein is MDGIDYSLFSGFRLLDVIDIILVAIIIYYIYSLIRGTIAVNILIGVALFYGVYIVVKQMHMRLLTEIFGGFISVGSIALIVVFQQEIRRFLLHVGKNISMKRKKVFWSFIGNKKAIQKDLTDDLRPVIEACRSMSRTRTGALLVFSKYFDEEYYQSSGEYIDAHISKRLIESIFHKNSPLHDGAVVIVDFKIMTASCVLPLSDSEDLPLQFGLRHRAAIGVTEVSDAIAVIVSEETGEISFAKDGNVNMNVSPEELEQLLKDEL
- a CDS encoding pyridoxine 5'-phosphate synthase; translation: MTRLSVNINKIATLRNSRGGNNPNLVSAALACERFGAQGITVHPRPDERHIRYQDVFDLKEAIQTELNIEGNCQEQKFIDLVLANKPAQVTLVPDTEGQLTSNHGWDTIKNKAYLQDMCKLFKDAGIRVSIFVDPVEEMVEAAAETGTDRIELYTEGFATEYGFDKETAIKPYFKAALKAREVGLGLNAGHDLDLNNLQYFNQHIPELLEVSIGHALISDALYLGLEETIKRYLTCLK
- a CDS encoding IS1182 family transposase — protein: MSSQRPTFKPYYQDQIMAIPPTLDELVSKRHPVRIVNDVINRINIQGLLDAYKIKGCSSYHPQMLLKVLVFGYVSNVYSSRKLETACRENINFMWLSGMSYPDHNTINRFRGVRLKEALRSVFEEVVKLLAEEGLLSIEDVYTDGTKIEANANRYTFVWKKAIHTNKEKMKAALKDIWDYAQSIAKSEDNLPDPPDLTTIDSEKVRATVDKLNRVLSDKPSVNKKMKAKLRYVTKNYPEKIVQYEEQEATLGDRNSYSKTDPDATFMRMKEDHMKNGQLRPGYNIQISTSNQYIVNYTIHSNPTDTRTLSGHLQQHEDSFGKTPGTLTADAGYGSEENYALLAAKNIEGYVKYGMFDKGQKKSCGDKKPFSVDKLHYNPSQDCYICPMGQEMHCIGTFSQKTSAGFRQEIKKYQAKNCTNCPLNGACHKSHGNRIIGVNKQLEIYRNRAYQLLNSDVGVAKRKQRCCDVEPVFANIKQNHGFRRFMLRGKEKVSIEWGLLAIAQNLRKKAA
- the lepB gene encoding signal peptidase I; the protein is MGLIIFAVLTTISGYGLWQLFVKAGRKGWEAIVPFYSQYIQAKLMGKPLWWVILLLVPIVNVFIFYNLYLDFIHCFGKRRFWENAAAVLVPFIVLPMWAKDNNVRFLNGLYAKKLKAATQEGIELTEEKRAEIALESYKEYKIKYPYKKSMVREWADAIVFATVAASLIRGFLIEAYMIPTGSMERTLLVGDFLFVSKLNYGPRIPNTPIAFPFAHHTMPITGGKAYSELIELPYKRLPGFQKIERNDVVVFNFPAGDTVALENQNASYYDLVRAYGWQTVNSQFTIQARPIDKRENYIKRCVGLPGDKISMKDAKLFVNDQPGFDPPESQLDYLVLTDGTPLDMERLKELRIEAIGGDQQPGVYQLFMTQDELAIVKSWSNVKEIRRSPVGEGAYPYDPQYKWNFDNFGPILIPKKGWSVALNEQTLPIYERAIRVYENNKLETRADGIYINDVKADHYTFKMDYFWMMGDNRHNSLDSRGWGFVPEDHIVGKALFTWMSWDDIGTGLSKIRWNRIFKGIH
- the dapB gene encoding 4-hydroxy-tetrahydrodipicolinate reductase, translated to MNIILLGYGKMGQIIERYALKRGHQIFLVVDEHNRPNLTADDIRGADVAIDFSVPSAALDNMNLCLEAGVPIVVGTTGWYDQLEDVKAKCLAFGGSILYGSNFSIGVNVFFHINRMLAKALQPYKQYDVQVEEIHHIHKLDAPSGTAITIAEGILDNSDVKTNWVNTVVGEQDEIIPKPQELLIESHRIEEVPGTHTVLYSSEVDQIEFKHTAHSRDGFALGAVVAAEWLNGKKGFYQVTEIFDFNK
- a CDS encoding DUF5683 domain-containing protein, whose translation is MAKLISLIVAVFVLSIVHGQTVDSIAKKQVTPVKIDSIKQKAVQDTVKKESRKERKKREKEEAKAKEKVVFKDSTRLAIEAKNKQAWKRSLILPGWGQYTNGGVWWIKVPAIYGGLLTTVLVFDFNNRYYKELLGVLQDKALGRPIDPYYLNVSEQSIIRAKDNARRDRDLMVLLTLGVYGLNVAEAYIDSMLKYRWSIGDDKPKKTAFLIGPTLMDASVASGTYSFKPTVGLKLTMKFN